In a genomic window of Sarcophilus harrisii chromosome 4, mSarHar1.11, whole genome shotgun sequence:
- the MKS1 gene encoding Meckel syndrome type 1 protein, translating into MADSGWSTDTGEAVYRSRDPVRNFRLRVHLQRVSSCNLLLYQSAPQLVNDLINLGTFNPPTSASEHLRKGEDEEEVVIGWQEKLFSQFEVDLYQNESACQTPLDHQYRQEILKLEASGGRRNRRIFTYTDSDRYTNLEEHSQKMTTSDSEVPSFLVERMANVRRRRQDRRGLEGGILKSRIITWEPSEEFIRSNHVINTPLQTMYIMADLGPYGKLGQRDYEQVLCTLKVDSNGVITVKPDFTDNRGPYRIVTEGEKQELWKYTIKNVSSPAQREEEEREQRVFKDLYGRHKEYLSSLVGSDFEMAVPGSLRLFVNGEVVSAQGYEYDNLYVHFFVELPEYWSSPSYQQLSGVTQTCVTKSVGMDEVAYFSYPFTFEASFFHDTEALEDLSQWPVLYLEVISLDFWQRYRVEGYGSIVLPTAPGSHTITASTWRPVELGTLAELRRFFIGGSLELEDLSYVRIPGTFKGDRLSRFGFRSKTTGSVTFRFNCLQQSMAFLESSSTWKKMQSVLEGIGRFSQQNNIFNVLEAFQRARRRMQEAQVNLPEDLVSS; encoded by the exons ATGGCGGACTCGGGCTGGAGCACCGACACCGGGGAGGCCGTGTATCGCTCGCGGGACCCCGTGCGCAACTTTCGGCTCCG aGTTCATCTCCAGAGAGTCTCCTCATGTAACCTCCTCCTCTACCAGTCTGCTCCCCAGCTAGTAAATGACCTTATCAACCTGGGCACCTTTAACCCACCAACATCAGCCA GTGAGCATTTGAGAAAGGGAGAGGATGAAGAAGAAGTGGTGATTGGTTGGCAGGAGAAACTCTTTAGTCAG TTTGAGGTGGACTTGTACCAGAATGAGTCAGCCTGTCAAACCCCATTGGATCATCAGTATCGCCAGGAGATCTTAAAGCTAGAGGCTTCTGGTGGCAGGAGAAATCGCCGCATCTTTACCTACACTGATTCTGATCGCTACACCAACTTGGAGGAG CACTCTCAGAAAATGACCACCTCGGACAGCGAGGTGCCCTCCTTCTTGGTTGAGCGGATGGCGAATGTCAGGCGTCGCCGTCAGGATCGACGAGGGCT GGAAGGTGGTATCCTCAAGTCCCGAATCATCACCTGGGAACCATCAGAAGAATTCATTAGAAGCAACCATGTCATCAACACCCCGCTTCAGACCATGTACATCATGGCGGATCTGGGACCCTATGGAAA GCTTGGTCAGAGGGATTATGAGCAAGTGCTCTGTACTCTGAAAGTGGACAGCAATGGAGTGATCACAGTGAAACCAGATTTCACAGACAACAGGGGAccttacag AATTGTAACTGAAGGGGAGAAGCAGGAGCTGTGGAAGTACACAATTAAGAATGTATCCTCCCCTGCACAGCGAGAGGAAGAAGAACGGGAGCAGCGTGTGTTCAAGGAT CTCTATGGCCGGCACAAGGAGTACCTCAGCAGTCTAGTGGGTTCTGATTTTGAGATG GCTGTTCCTGGCTCCCTGCGGCTCTTTGTTAATGGAGAGGTGG TTTCAGCCCAAGGCTATGAATATGACAATCTTTATGTGCATTTCTTTGTGGAGTTGCCTGAAT ACTGGTCAAGTCCATCATATCAGCAGCTGTCGGGAGTAACGCAGACTTGTGTTACCAAGTCAGTGGGAAtg GACGAAGTGGCGTACTTCTCTTACCCTTTCACATTTGAGGCTTCGTTCTTCCATGACACTGAAGCTCTTG AGGATCTCTCTCAGTGGCCTGTGCTGTACTTGGAAGTCATCTCACTGGATTTCTGGCAGAGATATCGGGTGGAAGGTTATGGGTCTATAGTACTGCCCACAGCACCAG GGTCTCATACCATTACAGCCTCAACATGGAGGCCAGTGGAATTGGGAACTCTGGCAGAACTGAGGAGATTTTTCATTGGGGGCTCACTGGAATTGGAAGACCTATCATATGTGCGAATACCAGGGACCTTCAAG GGGGACCGTCTGAGCCGCTTTGGGTTCCGAAGTAAGACAACAGGCAGTGTTACTTTTCGCTTTAACTGCCTCCAGCAGTCCAT GGCCTTTTTGGAGTCTAGCTCCACTTGGAAGAAGATGCAGAGTGTGCTGGAAGGCATAGGAAGATTCAGTCAGCAAAACAACATTTTTAATGTGCTAG AGGCCTTCCAGCGAGCCCGACGTCGCATGCAGGAGGCTCAGGTAAACCTCCCTGAGGATCTGGTGAGCTCCTGA